DNA sequence from the Malus sylvestris chromosome 10, drMalSylv7.2, whole genome shotgun sequence genome:
CGTTTTCCTTTCCAGGTTCTCATTGTAATTGATATCTTGTTTTGTCTTCTATAGGCAGATAAGGGGACTCCAACTATTGCAGGGAAATCAAAGAGCGAGTCTAAAGACAAGGAGAAGAAACACAAAAAGCACAAGGACAGAGACAAAGAGAAGGATAAAGAGCACAAGAAGCGTAAACACCGTCATAAAGATCGAAGCAAAGATAAAGACAGGGATAAGAAGAAGGATAAAAGTGGGCATCATGATCCGTCCGGTGATCACTCAAAGAAACATGAAAAGGTTAGAAAATGGTACACCCGTACCGTTAAATTTGAAAAGAATGAATGTGAAATTTTTATCCAAATAGCTCTGATATGTCTGGAGTCATGAACCACCATTGTTTGTCGTGCAATCTAATTCCAGTTTTTTTGTTCACCAACAccatattttgtgttttttcaaatttagttGAATATTCATAGGGATTTACAGGCTTTAGTTTTGTTACTTGTATAATCACAGAAAAGGAAACACGATGGAGATGAAGACCTTAATGATGTCCACAGACACAAAAAAAGTAAGGTAATATAAAAATGAAACTTTTCGTTTGGAATTATACTTTCGTATCTCGAATCCTTCCTTTAATGTTTTGCTTGGGATCTGCATAATATGCCCACTATTTTTGTATAGCTCCTTTGCATCTACATTTAACCAAGGTCTCTGTTTCTCACTATCTTTTCAGCATAAGAGTTCAAAACTTGATGAAGTGGGCGCAATCAAGGTAGCTGGCTGAAAGGAggggatattttagtaattttgttttcttcaaatGGTTGTCATTCAGTCTGGAGGGGTCTTACACTTGATTTTGTATTTCTTGAGGTACACACCTTTACATTTTCTGTGTATTTTGATTAAGATACTCTGTACTTTTAGCTTCTGCATTGCACTGTCACTATTTTATTTCTTTCCTCTTCACAAACTGATGGGTCAACTACTCATTTTCATTCACATTTGATAGGGCTTTATGTTCTCTGTAATATGCGATCAGTTGAGGTTGGCATGGAAATAAGGATATATAAATACGAAGGCAAGTTAAAGAATGAGTTAAAGGgatttatttagttttaggaAGTTAGATGTAGTACTAGTTAAAGTTTGTCAAACGCAATGCACGTTTGCACTCTTCACCTCATCTGTATGGTAAGAACAATATTCATTTCTTATGTTGTTGAAAAATATGCATTTGGGGACTGCCAAGAGTTTGGGTTTGATGTGGTTCTGTAGGCTTTTTAGGTTCTTATAAGTACTCTGTATGCGCAGATCTGGTTTAAAACAATTACATTATGCCAAAACCTCCACTCTTGTTTGACAACTTGCTGTTTTTAATAGGCTTATGTGTAGTATTGTATTGTTGCCATGGAACTTAGATGCATGATGCTTTTGGTTTATGTGCAGAATAACTTCTGAACTGACTAAAGATTGTGAAGAAGGTGAATTCACCTGCTGAAAAAAATATGTGGATTAAAGGTAAGAGTTAGTGAAAGTGAACTTCCTTGTATAATAACAATGATCTAATATGACTTCCAGTAGTTTGCAAAAAAAAACTATTCTGTTTTCATGGCACATTGATATGTATGTCCGCGGTATTAAGATATTTTTAGCATTTTTTAGCAGTCCAGAATTTATAATTTGTGAGGGAGAGTTTGTAGCTTccagttataggaaaaataggtttAGGAAGagagtgtatatatgatttctTTCGTTCCTGTTATGTTGTATCAATGGCTAACATCACTGCTGATCCAAAAACATCTAACATCTTGGATTATGTCTGTTCTCACCTGACTTCTAATTAGTATCAGTGAAATATTCTTTTTGCAAAAAAGGATAGACTGATGATTTGTATTCGAGACGATCATTATTCCTGCTGTTGTATTTTGCAGTGTGAATGACATCATTCTTCTATTCTATGCTGCTATCTCATGATGGGAACCTTTCTTGGTCATCTTTGTTTTAGGTTCCCTATCAAtatgtttttgggtttgttttgtATTTAGCGTATATTGAGAGAAATGATTTTCTAGTATCACGCATCCCTCCAAGATCTCAACTTGGAAGCGAGGCGTTATAAGCTAGCGTTGTGTGATTAATTGGGGAAACCATTTCTGTCAGTGCCTGGTTTTACTAAACCGTCATGAGAGAGAAGCCTCCCTGGACATATGCTAGTGGGAAAGGAAGAGAAAATGGTCTACCTTCTTTCTG
Encoded proteins:
- the LOC126585466 gene encoding mediator of RNA polymerase II transcription subunit 19a-like isoform X1, whose protein sequence is MDPEGTKFGRGPKELTGAVDLISHYKLLPHHEFFCKRPLPVSISDTHYLHNVVGDTEIRKGEGMQLDQLIQSTSYPRDTKPRIQPFELDTLREAFHLRETAPIDLPLADKGTPTIAGKSKSESKDKEKKHKKHKDRDKEKDKEHKKRKHRHKDRSKDKDRDKKKDKSGHHDPSGDHSKKHEKKRKHDGDEDLNDVHRHKKSKHKSSKLDEVGAIKVAG